The following coding sequences are from one Patescibacteria group bacterium window:
- the gatB gene encoding Asp-tRNA(Asn)/Glu-tRNA(Gln) amidotransferase subunit GatB, protein MKLETIIGLEMHIQLKTESKMFCRCANVDTNVPANSAVCPICLGHPGTLPVPNAQALAFAVRFAQALDFKIPMITKFDRKHYAYPDLPKGYQISQFDEPIGQQGHLLLDVQGEERRVQFERVHLEEDAAKNLHTPEGEVLVDFNRAGTPLLEIVTTPCLTTPQEAKLLLQEMQRIARALGISDADMELGHLRCDANISLRPVPEELDKAPFPPSAHGYYPKTEVKNLNSFRHVERALAYEITRQTELWEKGEPPKLDSTRGWDERRGSTTLQREKEASHDYRYFPEPDIPAIELTDAFLTTTLKDVVELPRAKRQRFQEQYALTPMDAALLTENLDVADWFESVVSELQKWFSTREGTAEMSEEDWTIANHKVIRQAANWVTTRLFATLSEKNQEFSQLHISPEDYAEFIVMLVERRMNTTTAQTVLATMANTGEDPHHILEAGGLHQVSDPKDLVVLVDQVLREQTEIVADIKAGKIAKAQFLIGQVMKLSKGKADPAILRELIAGKLGITL, encoded by the coding sequence ATGAAGTTAGAAACCATCATTGGTTTGGAAATGCACATTCAGCTGAAGACGGAGAGTAAAATGTTTTGCCGGTGTGCAAATGTGGATACGAATGTCCCAGCGAACAGTGCAGTCTGCCCCATCTGCCTGGGCCACCCTGGTACCTTACCTGTCCCAAACGCGCAGGCTTTGGCGTTTGCTGTGCGGTTTGCCCAAGCGCTGGATTTCAAAATCCCCATGATCACCAAGTTTGACCGGAAGCACTACGCGTATCCAGACTTGCCCAAGGGGTACCAAATTTCGCAGTTCGACGAACCCATTGGTCAGCAGGGTCACTTACTCCTGGATGTGCAAGGGGAAGAGCGCCGTGTGCAATTTGAGCGGGTACACCTGGAAGAAGATGCAGCAAAAAATCTCCACACCCCAGAAGGTGAGGTGCTGGTAGATTTCAACCGAGCAGGTACGCCATTGCTTGAAATTGTCACCACGCCGTGCCTGACGACGCCGCAAGAAGCAAAACTTCTGCTACAGGAAATGCAACGCATTGCTCGCGCCTTGGGTATTTCTGATGCAGATATGGAGCTGGGGCATTTGCGGTGCGATGCAAACATTTCCCTACGGCCGGTGCCAGAAGAACTGGACAAGGCGCCTTTTCCTCCCAGTGCCCATGGCTACTACCCCAAGACGGAAGTGAAGAACCTGAATTCCTTCCGCCACGTGGAGCGCGCCTTGGCGTACGAGATTACCCGGCAAACGGAGCTGTGGGAAAAAGGCGAACCACCCAAGTTGGATTCCACTCGTGGTTGGGATGAGCGGCGGGGGAGCACGACCTTGCAGCGAGAAAAAGAAGCGAGCCATGACTACCGGTACTTCCCAGAACCAGACATTCCGGCAATTGAACTGACTGATGCATTTTTGACAACAACCCTGAAGGATGTTGTGGAATTACCCCGAGCAAAGCGGCAGCGCTTCCAAGAACAGTACGCCCTGACGCCAATGGACGCCGCCCTGCTGACGGAGAATTTGGACGTTGCCGATTGGTTTGAGAGCGTGGTCTCCGAATTGCAGAAGTGGTTTTCCACGCGGGAAGGAACTGCAGAAATGAGTGAGGAAGACTGGACGATAGCAAATCACAAAGTCATTCGCCAGGCAGCGAATTGGGTGACCACCCGCTTGTTCGCGACGCTGTCGGAGAAGAACCAAGAATTTAGCCAGTTACACATTTCACCTGAAGACTACGCAGAGTTTATTGTCATGCTCGTGGAGCGCCGGATGAACACGACCACCGCGCAGACAGTGCTTGCAACTATGGCGAATACGGGTGAAGACCCGCACCACATTTTGGAAGCTGGTGGCTTGCACCAGGTGAGCGATCCCAAAGACCTGGTTGTCCTGGTTGACCAAGTGCTGCGCGAGCAAACTGAGATTGTAGCTGATATCAAAGCCGGCAAAATTGCCAAAGCCCAGTTCCTCATTGGCCAGGTGATGAAGCTCAGCAAAGGCAAGGCTGACCCAGCTATTCTCCGTGAGCTTATTGCGGGGAAGTTGGGGATTACCCTGTAA
- a CDS encoding DUF5671 domain-containing protein produces the protein MSDQSSSIRHLYFYLVAFIALGFVVGASVYILNFVGKVSVFPEAEVSFRGTPPGLFFNPSKDGAAPILTVTCTDTCSLTEADRTSIRDWQANYTSWQDQPSRSTNRNRGLVNALSFLIVALPIFWFHFRTAQRDFKAEAQQPQPDPKRAGRTIRTFYFYLVAFAAIVMFIISAGVTINTSLRTWLLAEGSTTNEIAKPFASSGTSDTEGVTSLAACAEKCKLDTTLVTQLADWQVDYDQAKAEMEQQRTKDWQRTLAMSIPFLLASIPLFWLHWLVIQRERKQLT, from the coding sequence ATGTCTGACCAGAGTTCCAGCATTCGGCACCTGTACTTCTACCTCGTCGCGTTCATCGCGCTGGGTTTTGTGGTGGGTGCTTCGGTGTACATTCTCAACTTCGTGGGAAAGGTGAGTGTCTTCCCAGAAGCAGAAGTTTCGTTCCGTGGAACACCGCCTGGACTCTTCTTCAACCCAAGTAAAGATGGAGCAGCCCCCATTCTCACGGTTACCTGTACTGATACCTGCTCGCTGACGGAAGCTGACCGCACGAGTATTCGTGACTGGCAAGCAAACTACACGTCGTGGCAAGACCAACCTTCACGTTCTACCAACCGCAATCGAGGGTTGGTGAATGCATTGTCATTCCTCATTGTTGCCTTGCCGATTTTCTGGTTCCACTTCCGCACCGCACAACGTGATTTCAAAGCAGAGGCGCAGCAACCACAGCCGGATCCCAAACGAGCAGGCCGGACTATCCGAACATTTTACTTCTACTTGGTTGCCTTTGCGGCCATTGTCATGTTCATCATTTCCGCAGGGGTGACCATCAACACAAGTCTGCGTACCTGGCTACTTGCTGAGGGGTCAACGACGAATGAAATTGCAAAGCCATTTGCTAGTAGTGGAACGTCGGACACGGAAGGCGTAACCTCGCTGGCTGCATGTGCGGAGAAGTGTAAGCTGGATACAACGCTTGTTACACAGCTTGCAGACTGGCAAGTAGACTACGATCAAGCAAAAGCGGAGATGGAACAGCAGCGCACAAAAGATTGGCAGCGGACCCTCGCCATGTCCATTCCTTTCCTGCTCGCGAGCATCCCGCTTTTCTGGTTGCATTGGCTGGTGATTCAGCGCGAGCGCAAACAACTTACCTAA
- a CDS encoding VTT domain-containing protein, with protein MHSLNDHMQAKKIRSKKWWKITIKILTVFFVIWVLSFIFSDVVQVHVLAWTQRYGYPIIFLWIVAANILAGLPSSFLPIGIGLAASRGEFQPAISIAIITIASILGDVIAYALARRFRHTFLAWLGVSEDDPDYQKAYHYIQHGGKRLVFVTRFLFAGILGFVNYAAGMLKMPFWSFFWLALFGEIIWSFLWFGIGYYPLELKPFFLQYWPFSIPVAIGLIIGYVYLHRYYKRQNRHILKVVWSALIGKFE; from the coding sequence ATGCACTCGCTGAATGACCACATGCAGGCGAAAAAAATCCGCTCCAAAAAATGGTGGAAAATTACCATAAAGATCCTCACGGTCTTTTTTGTTATCTGGGTGCTGAGCTTCATTTTCAGTGACGTGGTGCAAGTCCACGTGCTGGCCTGGACTCAACGCTACGGCTACCCCATTATTTTCCTGTGGATTGTGGCGGCGAATATTCTGGCTGGCCTGCCATCAAGCTTCCTTCCTATTGGCATTGGCTTAGCGGCATCACGCGGGGAATTTCAGCCTGCCATTTCCATTGCGATTATCACCATTGCTTCCATCCTCGGTGATGTTATTGCCTACGCGCTGGCTCGCCGATTCCGCCATACCTTCTTGGCGTGGCTTGGGGTTTCCGAAGATGACCCAGACTACCAAAAGGCCTACCACTACATTCAGCACGGCGGCAAGCGCTTGGTTTTTGTTACTCGATTTCTGTTCGCCGGCATCTTAGGTTTTGTGAACTACGCCGCAGGCATGCTAAAAATGCCGTTCTGGAGTTTCTTCTGGCTCGCACTGTTTGGAGAGATCATCTGGTCTTTCCTGTGGTTTGGCATTGGGTACTACCCCCTGGAACTAAAACCGTTCTTCCTGCAGTACTGGCCCTTTAGTATCCCCGTAGCCATTGGGCTCATTATTGGCTACGTCTACCTCCACCGATACTACAAACGTCAAAACCGCCACATCCTGAAAGTGGTATGGAGCGCGTTGATTGGTAAATTTGAATAG
- the nusG gene encoding transcription termination/antitermination protein NusG: protein MPKQTVQHGRKWYVLHTYSGYEENVARNLRQRIESMDMQDKIFSVLIPTENKIKIRNGKRRVVTEKIFPGYVLVEMIVTDDSWYVIRNTPNVTGFVGSGTTPTPISEEEVKEIQKRMGVAEPKFKIDIMVNTPVKITDGPFKDYEGKVSEVDEARGKVKVLVSMFGRETPVELDFLQVKKI, encoded by the coding sequence ATGCCAAAACAAACCGTCCAACATGGTCGCAAGTGGTACGTGCTGCACACCTACTCTGGGTACGAAGAGAACGTGGCGCGGAACCTACGCCAGCGTATTGAATCCATGGACATGCAGGACAAAATTTTCAGTGTCCTGATTCCCACGGAGAACAAGATTAAAATCCGGAATGGCAAGCGCCGTGTGGTTACGGAGAAGATTTTTCCGGGGTACGTGCTGGTGGAAATGATTGTCACCGACGACTCCTGGTACGTCATCCGCAATACGCCGAACGTTACCGGGTTTGTGGGTTCGGGAACTACGCCAACGCCAATTTCCGAAGAAGAGGTGAAGGAAATTCAGAAGCGCATGGGTGTGGCTGAGCCGAAGTTCAAGATTGATATCATGGTGAACACACCCGTGAAGATTACTGACGGGCCGTTCAAAGACTACGAAGGCAAAGTGTCTGAAGTTGATGAAGCGCGCGGTAAGGTCAAAGTGCTGGTTTCCATGTTCGGCCGGGAAACGCCGGTTGAACTCGACTTCCTCCAGGTTAAGAAGATATAG
- a CDS encoding AAA family ATPase translates to MILGLIGLPGTGKGTIAEILRKKFDAEVYLMSDPLWKILKALQLEPTREHVAALSLSIKQNGGEYFLAEALRLHVATAKPLLVIDGIRRLADIAPIRSRPDFHLVGVQAPFTMRLERLRRRRRDPMEGRLTPKTLHQQDMHPNESEVPTLLSKCAYTILNNDTRQHLENLVSHYLKTFQQKT, encoded by the coding sequence ATGATTCTTGGTCTCATTGGCCTACCCGGCACAGGCAAGGGGACAATAGCGGAGATTTTGCGAAAAAAATTTGACGCAGAAGTCTACCTCATGTCAGACCCACTCTGGAAAATCCTCAAGGCGCTGCAGCTTGAACCAACCCGCGAACACGTTGCGGCGCTCAGCTTGTCCATAAAGCAAAATGGTGGTGAGTACTTTCTGGCTGAGGCACTACGCCTCCATGTGGCAACAGCCAAACCCCTACTCGTCATTGACGGCATTCGGCGCCTTGCAGATATTGCGCCAATACGGAGCCGACCAGATTTCCATCTCGTTGGAGTGCAAGCACCTTTCACCATGCGGCTAGAACGACTTCGGCGCCGGCGCCGAGACCCCATGGAAGGCAGGCTGACACCGAAAACCCTGCACCAACAGGATATGCACCCCAATGAAAGCGAGGTGCCAACACTCCTGTCCAAATGTGCGTACACGATTTTGAACAATGACACACGGCAACACCTGGAAAATTTGGTCAGCCACTACCTGAAGACGTTTCAGCAAAAAACCTAA
- the rplA gene encoding 50S ribosomal protein L1, protein MAQHSKRYREVAKKIDSTKTYPLAEAVALAQETATTKFTGSVELHIRLGIDPKKADQLVRGSVVLPHGTGKSKRVAVFATGPAAEAAKKAGAAVVGGEELIAQVKQKNGIDADVVVATPDMMKLLSGVAKILGPRGLMPNPKNETVTPDVAKAVKELAGGKATFRNDESGNLHQAVGKTNFTAEQIAANAQAFLDAVRRVKPAAVKGTYLRTVTLTTSMGPGVRVQV, encoded by the coding sequence ATGGCACAGCACAGTAAGCGCTACCGCGAGGTAGCCAAGAAAATCGACTCGACCAAGACGTACCCGCTCGCCGAGGCCGTAGCTTTGGCACAGGAAACCGCAACCACCAAGTTTACGGGCAGCGTGGAACTGCACATTCGTCTGGGGATTGACCCCAAGAAAGCAGATCAGCTTGTCCGCGGATCCGTGGTTTTGCCGCATGGGACAGGCAAGAGCAAGCGCGTGGCTGTCTTTGCCACAGGCCCAGCCGCAGAAGCCGCGAAGAAAGCCGGTGCGGCCGTGGTGGGTGGGGAGGAGCTCATTGCTCAGGTGAAGCAGAAGAATGGCATTGATGCGGACGTCGTGGTCGCTACGCCAGACATGATGAAACTGTTGAGCGGGGTGGCAAAAATTTTGGGCCCCCGCGGTCTCATGCCAAACCCCAAGAACGAGACCGTGACCCCAGACGTGGCCAAGGCTGTGAAAGAACTTGCCGGTGGCAAAGCAACCTTCCGCAATGATGAATCTGGGAATCTGCACCAAGCAGTTGGGAAAACGAATTTTACCGCCGAGCAAATTGCGGCAAATGCTCAAGCCTTCTTGGATGCGGTTCGGCGCGTGAAACCCGCTGCGGTGAAGGGAACCTACCTTCGCACGGTCACCCTGACCACCAGCATGGGGCCAGGGGTGAGAGTGCAGGTGTAG
- a CDS encoding AAA family ATPase encodes MVIGITGLPGAGKGTAAAYLVEKYGGVSKQFSGPLRDIVKRLHQSVTREHLQELAKALRGIFGNNVLAETLLGDLKADTTPLVVMEGFRYHDEYKILRQHPDFQFVAIEASFETRLGRIQQRTENVGDGQITAESFAKQHEHETEKAIPELIALADHHIDNSGNVTQLYAQLDALMTKLGHAPKS; translated from the coding sequence ATGGTCATTGGCATTACTGGTTTACCCGGCGCAGGGAAGGGGACGGCTGCAGCGTACCTGGTGGAAAAGTACGGCGGCGTGTCCAAGCAGTTTTCTGGGCCCTTGCGGGACATTGTGAAGCGCTTGCACCAGTCTGTGACGCGGGAGCACTTGCAGGAGCTTGCCAAAGCTTTGCGCGGGATTTTTGGGAATAATGTGCTGGCCGAGACGCTGCTCGGGGATCTGAAAGCCGATACCACGCCGCTGGTGGTTATGGAGGGTTTTCGGTACCACGATGAGTACAAAATATTGCGGCAACACCCAGACTTCCAATTTGTGGCAATTGAAGCTTCGTTTGAAACCCGGCTGGGGCGTATCCAGCAACGCACGGAAAATGTGGGTGATGGGCAAATCACAGCCGAGTCTTTTGCCAAGCAGCATGAGCACGAAACCGAGAAAGCCATTCCAGAGCTCATTGCTTTGGCTGACCATCACATTGATAACAGTGGCAATGTTACCCAGCTTTACGCACAGCTTGATGCGCTGATGACCAAACTCGGCCATGCACCTAAGAGTTAA
- the secE gene encoding preprotein translocase subunit SecE produces MAFLPKYFRESYEELKKVSWPSRKQTINDTLLVIAVSVGVAAFLGALDIGLTSALNKLVIR; encoded by the coding sequence ATGGCATTTTTGCCAAAATACTTCCGTGAGAGCTACGAGGAACTGAAGAAGGTTTCTTGGCCTTCACGTAAGCAAACCATCAACGACACCCTCTTGGTCATCGCCGTTTCTGTGGGCGTTGCAGCTTTCCTGGGCGCTCTGGATATTGGTCTTACCTCCGCTCTCAACAAGCTCGTTATCCGATAA
- the miaA gene encoding tRNA (adenosine(37)-N6)-dimethylallyltransferase MiaA translates to MPYPPIIAVVGPTASGKSSLAIRLATKLRGEIVSADSRQVYRGMDIGTGKVTKAEQRLVPHHLLDVANPKQVFTVADFVRNGNRKLKEIYQRGNIPVVVGGTGFWIDSLLNGQTLPSVPPNPVLRKKLAKWTTQALVRTLQKLDPERAKNIDTKNRVRLIRALEIVMQTGKPVPQQKQTRVYNVLWLGIDPGKGKLHKNIHRRLHARFKQGMVAEVKKLLKAGVPKKRLLDLGLEYRYITLFLQGNLTKHEMVKKLEHEIQHYAKRQRTWFKRNQEIHWIHSPVQALRLVKVWMKKQGIK, encoded by the coding sequence ATGCCCTACCCACCCATCATCGCAGTTGTTGGCCCCACCGCCTCAGGAAAATCCAGCCTGGCTATTCGCCTAGCCACAAAACTCCGTGGTGAGATTGTGTCTGCTGATTCAAGGCAGGTGTACCGTGGAATGGATATTGGCACTGGGAAGGTAACAAAGGCTGAACAGCGACTTGTCCCCCACCACCTGCTGGATGTTGCAAATCCAAAGCAGGTATTCACGGTGGCTGATTTTGTTCGTAATGGAAATCGAAAGCTCAAAGAAATCTACCAACGGGGTAACATTCCCGTGGTTGTTGGCGGGACAGGCTTTTGGATTGACTCGCTACTCAACGGACAAACCCTACCATCGGTTCCACCAAATCCTGTTCTTAGAAAAAAGTTAGCGAAATGGACCACGCAAGCGCTGGTGCGCACGTTACAGAAGCTCGATCCTGAACGTGCAAAAAATATTGATACAAAAAATCGCGTACGGTTGATCCGCGCCCTGGAGATTGTCATGCAAACGGGTAAGCCAGTGCCTCAGCAAAAGCAAACTCGAGTATACAATGTACTGTGGTTGGGAATTGATCCTGGCAAAGGAAAGCTCCACAAGAATATTCACCGGCGCTTACACGCACGCTTCAAGCAAGGGATGGTGGCGGAAGTGAAAAAACTGCTCAAAGCTGGCGTACCTAAAAAACGTTTACTCGATTTAGGCTTGGAGTACCGCTACATTACCCTCTTCCTCCAAGGCAATCTGACGAAGCATGAGATGGTGAAAAAATTGGAGCATGAAATTCAGCATTATGCCAAACGCCAGCGAACCTGGTTCAAGCGGAACCAGGAGATCCACTGGATCCACTCCCCCGTCCAGGCTTTGCGGTTGGTAAAAGTGTGGATGAAAAAACAGGGTATCAAATGA
- a CDS encoding dCMP deaminase family protein has translation MPKRENYLSWDECFMQMAHLIAERSKDPSTQAGAVIVNDNKIVVGLGYNGFPRGIKDDELPWEREGAMLDTKYAYVVHAEENAVYNANASTKGCTLYTTLFPCNECAKTIIQNGITEVVYTSDKYSDTDIWKASRKLLSLAGVTCRLFNPQFKLKLV, from the coding sequence ATGCCCAAGCGCGAAAACTACCTTTCCTGGGATGAGTGCTTCATGCAAATGGCGCACCTCATTGCCGAACGTTCCAAAGACCCCAGCACCCAAGCTGGAGCAGTGATTGTGAATGACAACAAGATTGTGGTGGGTTTGGGCTACAATGGCTTTCCCCGTGGCATTAAAGACGATGAACTGCCATGGGAACGGGAAGGCGCCATGCTGGACACGAAGTACGCCTACGTGGTGCACGCTGAGGAAAATGCCGTGTACAACGCCAATGCCAGCACCAAAGGCTGCACGCTCTACACCACGCTTTTCCCCTGTAACGAATGTGCAAAAACCATTATCCAGAATGGAATTACCGAAGTGGTGTACACCTCTGACAAGTACAGCGACACGGATATTTGGAAAGCGTCCCGGAAGTTACTCTCCCTAGCAGGGGTAACCTGCCGATTATTCAACCCACAATTCAAACTCAAATTAGTATAG
- the dut gene encoding dUTP diphosphatase yields MHLRVKLLHPDATLPKYAHDGDAGFDVFAKEDVTIPVGERRAIYLGFSAEIPDGTVALVWDKGGIAAKQGITSLAGVIDAGYRGEWLVVLHNLGSEPFTFAKGMKVAQVLIQQVERPTIEVAQELSETARGAGKFGSTGQ; encoded by the coding sequence ATGCACCTAAGAGTTAAACTTCTGCACCCAGACGCAACCCTGCCCAAGTACGCCCACGACGGCGATGCGGGGTTTGATGTGTTTGCGAAAGAGGATGTCACCATCCCAGTTGGTGAGCGTCGGGCGATCTACCTTGGCTTTTCCGCGGAAATCCCCGACGGAACAGTCGCGCTAGTTTGGGACAAAGGGGGGATTGCCGCTAAGCAAGGTATAACCTCACTGGCCGGTGTTATTGATGCCGGGTACCGGGGGGAGTGGTTGGTGGTGTTGCATAACCTTGGTTCTGAGCCGTTCACTTTTGCCAAAGGCATGAAGGTTGCACAAGTACTCATTCAGCAGGTGGAGCGCCCAACCATTGAAGTTGCTCAGGAACTTTCCGAAACCGCCCGCGGGGCAGGGAAGTTCGGCAGTACAGGCCAATAA
- the rplK gene encoding 50S ribosomal protein L11 yields the protein MAKKIKTVVKLQIVGGQANPAPPVGTALGPHGLNLAEFCKRFNDATKDRMGEVTPAEITIYEDRTYEFILKTAPAADLLKKAAKIEKGSAKPLQDKVGKVTKAQIKEIAEKKMPDLNAKDLEGAMRIIEGTARNMGLTVVD from the coding sequence ATGGCGAAGAAGATTAAGACAGTTGTCAAACTCCAAATTGTGGGTGGCCAGGCAAACCCGGCCCCTCCAGTGGGTACAGCCCTTGGGCCCCACGGCTTGAACCTTGCAGAATTCTGCAAGCGGTTCAACGATGCCACCAAAGATCGCATGGGTGAAGTTACCCCAGCAGAAATTACCATCTACGAAGACCGAACCTACGAGTTCATTCTGAAGACCGCACCCGCGGCTGACCTGTTGAAGAAGGCGGCGAAGATTGAGAAGGGTTCAGCCAAGCCATTGCAGGATAAGGTTGGCAAAGTGACCAAGGCACAGATCAAGGAAATTGCGGAAAAGAAAATGCCTGACCTGAACGCCAAGGATTTGGAAGGCGCCATGCGGATTATTGAAGGCACGGCCCGCAACATGGGTTTGACTGTTGTAGACTAA
- a CDS encoding FAD-dependent thymidylate synthase, with amino-acid sequence MPKEILSNERDIFAITGLPPEVLAVGMAKYSRSAASIKDTIAELTEEKSAEFHEKWVIGYGDASVADMAVIALACENVSILASKAIEDHRLASYQEKSTRYISFERQVQPDGSALPRRYYRPTPIAESAHAGLYERTCEQMFDAYSDLTQTMVEYYRREYPMPADGKEKLYTAKLKARALDIARYVLPAATLTNLGWITSARSLRRAIFKMGQSDLDEVRKIASEVQHAATSPAHNPQAQKVEPLLWKAEEQTDPIVQELVQNLRANLNLTVKGAPTLIKHTEPTPFAAARRRRIRAMAATLLGDLHVLDNEPRVTFHPHVHPEVELATSLLYEETQFSYGQIQEVVMGLSAAERAEVIAAGTADRGSHDLIGRPFEVGNLVFDTLMDYGAFRDLQRHRMCTQINQPLTAEHGFEKPPAPMGMEAAGALDIFETVFQEVQSAYRILAADFPHEAAYVLPLATRKRTLFSMNARELTHLVELRSRSGGHVSYRWIVRDMLEQAKAHYPELVRHIRIADIDFVADFHKR; translated from the coding sequence ATGCCAAAGGAAATCCTGTCCAACGAGCGCGACATCTTTGCCATTACCGGCCTGCCCCCGGAGGTCTTGGCTGTGGGTATGGCCAAGTACTCCCGGTCTGCCGCCTCCATTAAAGACACCATTGCCGAGCTGACCGAGGAGAAATCTGCCGAATTCCACGAGAAGTGGGTTATTGGCTATGGGGACGCGTCTGTGGCGGATATGGCTGTCATTGCCCTGGCCTGTGAAAACGTCTCTATATTGGCAAGTAAAGCCATTGAGGACCACCGTTTGGCCAGCTACCAGGAGAAGTCCACCCGGTATATCAGCTTTGAGCGGCAGGTCCAGCCAGATGGCTCTGCCTTGCCCCGGCGCTACTACCGGCCCACACCCATTGCAGAGTCTGCGCATGCTGGTTTGTACGAACGAACCTGCGAGCAGATGTTTGACGCGTACAGCGATTTGACGCAAACCATGGTGGAGTACTACCGACGGGAATACCCCATGCCGGCGGATGGCAAGGAAAAACTGTACACGGCGAAGTTGAAAGCGCGAGCCTTGGACATTGCACGGTACGTCCTGCCTGCAGCTACCCTGACGAATTTGGGCTGGATTACGTCGGCCCGTAGTTTGCGGCGGGCGATTTTCAAAATGGGTCAGTCAGATTTGGATGAAGTGCGAAAAATTGCCAGTGAGGTGCAGCACGCAGCCACGAGCCCAGCGCACAACCCACAAGCGCAGAAAGTGGAACCCTTACTCTGGAAAGCGGAAGAGCAAACCGACCCTATTGTCCAAGAGCTTGTCCAGAATTTGCGCGCCAATCTCAACCTCACAGTGAAAGGTGCACCTACCCTTATCAAGCACACAGAGCCCACACCCTTTGCAGCCGCGCGCCGCCGGCGTATTCGGGCTATGGCCGCCACACTCCTGGGTGACCTGCATGTACTGGACAATGAACCCCGTGTTACCTTCCACCCACATGTCCATCCCGAAGTGGAATTGGCTACGTCCCTCCTCTACGAAGAGACGCAGTTTAGCTACGGGCAAATTCAAGAGGTGGTCATGGGTCTCAGTGCTGCGGAACGGGCTGAAGTCATTGCGGCAGGAACCGCAGACCGTGGATCGCATGATTTGATTGGCCGGCCATTTGAAGTGGGAAACTTGGTCTTTGACACGCTCATGGACTATGGTGCCTTCCGGGATTTACAACGGCATCGCATGTGCACGCAAATCAACCAGCCACTGACGGCAGAGCATGGGTTTGAAAAACCGCCCGCACCCATGGGTATGGAAGCCGCAGGTGCCTTGGACATTTTTGAAACCGTTTTCCAAGAAGTCCAAAGTGCGTACCGCATTCTGGCAGCTGACTTCCCGCACGAAGCAGCGTACGTCTTGCCTTTGGCTACCCGCAAGCGCACGCTCTTTAGCATGAATGCGCGGGAGCTGACCCATTTGGTAGAATTACGTTCGCGCTCCGGTGGCCATGTCTCCTACCGGTGGATTGTGCGGGACATGTTGGAGCAAGCCAAAGCGCACTACCCAGAGTTGGTTCGGCATATTCGCATTGCGGACATTGACTTCGTAGCGGATTTTCACAAACGGTAA